The nucleotide sequence CTGTTGCTGAAGCTTTATTAATTTTGTGGGGTTTTTTATTTGTCTAGGATGTCTCATTTATATCTAACACTAACTTTATTTGGAATTTTCCAGTGTGGTAGTTCATGTCTATTCCAGCAAATACTATGAAGAAATATGTTTTGTGTTTTAACCCTCCACAGTGCCAATTCTTCGTTTCTGTCCTATAGGACAGCACTATGATTTTCACTTTTTGCCCCCTAAAATGTCACTGGACGAAGTTTTCCACCTCACATAGTCTACATCCTCACATCTTTGAATTTATCTCTTTTTTGAGATTGTATACTTGTTTGCAAAGAACCTGAGTATTTCTGCATCTCTGATTATGCTGAACTCTGTAAATCTGTAGCCGTCATCCTAAAAATGTATCACAATTGCTACTCAGTAAGTTATTATAAGTCACTTGCCATAAACAGATTCAAATGTACAGTCTTTTGTGGTCTCCTTGACACACTTTCATGATGCAACCATTTATTATATATAAAAACCCAAATTCCTAATTATATACTTGATATTCTATCTTTATTTTTAGATGATTGCAATTAAAATAAATTAGATTTTTCTTCAACCTCTTCATAGAACAATTTGATTGTTACCTTTGCTTAATAAGATAGAAACTTCATGTCTCAACCTCACCAAAATGTACAAAATAAGATGATATAAAACTAGAATGATGaaattaaaaaatcacacaacaccaggttatagtccaacaggtataattgggAGCaccctagctttcggagcgacgttccttcatcaggtgatagtggagggctcgatcgtaacacagaatttatagcaaaaatttgcagtgtgatgtaactgaaattatacattgaaaaattgattgtctgtaaagcctttcatctgttagaatacagtgatagtttcacttctttcatgtgtaaatcacaaaacttttttttaaagttgcattctcgggttagctgttaacaatggtgatagctagacaatatgttgaaggtgttagcccctgtgttctctctctatgacctgatgttcagattgattctaatctaaaaagtgaggtaacagagttttacataaattcatgcagtttttgagctcagttctacatgaatgtatgcagtttttgagcaaagtgcaatgtaacccaaggtcccggttgaggccctccctatgggtaccaaacttatctatcagcctctgctcggccagaTATTCCTACACTCTCACATAGTCAtgaacacaggtacacacagacgcgcacacagacacccacacacactgccacactcacacatgcaccccctcacagacttgagacactctgcactcactacacacacacacacgcacacgcacacacacactttctcacactcacaacccccaccccagacacacacacacacacacacacacacacatatattttgtggggtgaatttgtatttgcagagttatattgcactttgctcaaaaactgcatacattcatgtagaactctgagctcaaaaactgcatgaatttatgtaaaactctgttatctcactttttagataagaatcaatctaaacatcaggtcatagagaacacagggggctaacaccttcaacatattgtctagctatcaccattgttaacagctaacccgagaatgcaactttaaaataaagtgttttgtgatttacacatgaaagaagtgaaactatcactgtattctaacagatgaaaggctttacagacaatcaatttttcaatgtataatttcagttacatcacactgcaaatttttgctataaattctgtgttatgatcgagccctccactatcacctgatgaagaagcatcgctccgaaagctagtgtgctttcaattaaacctgttggactataacctggtgttgtgtgatttttaactttgtacaccccagtccaacaccggcatttccaaatctagAATAATGAATGTACAGTATTGTAGGGATAGCATGTTGAACATGTATGCATTTTAGCTATTATTCTAATTACTTGTATCAGTTATTTTAGATCTAAACCTTATATATTAATTCCTTGAATGCTTTTTGTTCTATTGATGAAGCTTCATGGTAAGGCACAACAAATCTACAAAACCTTTCTGTGCAGTAAGGCCGCAACACAGGTAAATGTGGAGGGACAGTCTCGAATCAGTGAGAGCATGTTGGCACAACCGCATCCATTCATGTTTCAGAAACTGCAAGACCAGGTAAAATATTTCATGTTCATTTTTGTGGATAGATAACTGTTATTGCAATAAACACTTTCAAAAGTTAGGTCTATCTCAAACTATTTAATTGCAATGCGGAGGTTGAAATCATATGTCATATTTCTGTTCTGGTATGtattttgttttctcattttAATTGCATTGACCTCAGTTATCATTTGTTTATAGTGGAAGTTTATACAAATATTTAAACAAATTTCTCTTCATGCTTGCATTGTACCTGAGATATGTATAGATTGTAGTTACATAAAAACAGTACATTTAACATACCTAGTCAGGCTTTACACTTGCACACCCAGTTTTGATTATTTATAAACCGCCATCAAAGTTACAGTCATATGTTCCTCACATTAAACCCTTCAAATGGACTACTTTATTGTATCTCAAAAAACATGGATATGTACACTTACAATTTCACTTACCTTTTCATGGGAGATAATTTAgaggctttttttttcctttgttataTAATAAGTTGCTCAGTGCACAGACTGAAAGGAAGAAACCCCTGAGGGTATGTGTGAGAAATATTAGATGGGTGGTAGAGGTTATTACGTTCATATAAATGTCTACAATATATAATCATTACATGGATGGCAAGAACTTTAGAAGTGATTAATAGTGGTCTACTAGGAGAGTTTACAGACTCAGAGTTGGACGCATTTGTGTTGCACCAAGAGAAACTTAACTCCAACCTACAGACTGCAATTCTTTTCAAAACATTTCGCTTTCAGAGGAATCTGGATGTGGAGATTTCCCTCTTCAATTTAATGTTTTCAGTTGAAATATAATTGCTATATAATATAATTCAGTGCTATATAATTGCAGTAAATATCAGTCCTTCGTCCTTTTGGGAATGGAAACATATAAGGCACAGAAAGACCAATGGTGAAGAGACAGAACTATTTCAAAATATCGTAAAGGACCAGTCTGATCAGTCTGGTATCTGGTGTCTGTGTATGGCAGTGAAACTGAACTCATTAAGTGCTGTGTATTTGAAGGATCAAACTTAATTTTATAACCATTCTAAACCATACTGTTTTTGTGTTTGGGGGACTAAGTGCCCTTCTGTTTAATTTATTGTCCTGCACTGAGTATTTAGCCTAGTctgcccagccctgttagaattttatatttttcaaacAGATACCCTCTTATCCTTGTAAACTCCAATGCATACAGGCTCAGTCAAACCAAtacccatttgtctggatgggtgcagctctacctacactcaagaagtttgacaccattcaggataaagcaacccacttgattggctccACATCCACAAGCAGCCACTCCCTCCTccattgatgctcagtagtagcggcgtgtgctatctacaagatgcacggcagaaattcaccacagcTTCTTAGACAGCACTCTCCAAACCTGGGACCATTTCCATCTataaggacaaggacagcatacAAATAGGACCATCACCAGTGGCACGTTCCCCTCAAAGCGACTCATCACCTTGACatagaaatatatcgccattccttcactgtggcattctcaaaatactggaattccctccctacaatcattgtgggttaacccacaatggactgcagtgattcaagaaggcagttcatcaccaccttctcaaggacaaccaggAACAGGCTtcaaatactggccagccagcaacatccacaacTCATGAATGAGTTAAAACCAGAAAAAAAATCTCTCCTCACAGGACAGTGTTTATACATATATTGACCTTTCCAGTCAATAATCCAGTCAATTAAGAATATTTGCGtgaattaaaagtgaaataaCTAAGAAATTGAAGTCAGGTTACATATTTTTAAAAGCGTATTTATTCAACATGCAAATTCTTTCAGGCAGTGCTGTCAACCAGCACTGAAATGTTGATATATACTGAATTACAGTTGAAATATTTTGTGTTGAGAAGTGATCTAGTGTTGATAACAATGAAGTCAGTTTCAGGATTTAGAATTCCTTTTCTCATGTCAGCAATCTGCAGCAAATGGAACACTTGGCTCCAGTGGTGCACTGTgcaaaatattttatttcaacTGAAAACATTAAATCGAAGAGGGAAATCTCCACATCCAGATCCTTCTGAAAACCAAATGTTTTGAAAAGAATTGCAGTCTGTAGGTTGGAGTTAAGTTTCCCTTGGTGCAGCACAAATGCGCCCAGCTTGGAGTCTGTAAACTCTCCTGGTAGACCACAATTAATCGCTTCTAAAGCTCTTGCCATCCATGTAATGATTATATATTGTAGACATTTATATTAACATAATAACCTCTACCACCcatcaaatatttctccaaatTTCTCACACATACCCTCATGGCTTTCTTCCTTTCAGTCTGTGCACTGAGCAACTTATATGTATGATTTCAATCGCTTGTACTCTCCAATAGCCTCAAATCATCTTGCGTCCTCACCTTTGTGTTCATAGTACCTTCACTTCCTCCTGAAAATTTTCTGTccatttaaaatcccctacccaTTTGCAGAGCGACTTATTGTTAAAATCACTGATGAGGCAAACTCTGATCAATCTTTTGTATTGCTCTCCTATTTTTTCTATCATCCCTCACTTCTAAGCCAACTTCTTTCTATAACTCACCCTGCATTAAAAACTCCTCCCCCAACTCACTCACCTCCGTACTCTCAAATTTCTTCCTAAATTGTGAGCCTTCAATATGACATCTAGGCCGTTGTAAATTTGTTGAGATGGTGATGAACAGTTGTGACTTTTGTCCCTTGTACTACTATTTCTGATCCTGTTTTGTCCCTGGTATATCCACATGGACAAACCCGTTGCCTTTTAGTACAAGATAAGTGGGGAGTCAATTATCTAGCAATCCAGAAAGTCAGGTTAATGCTCTGGGGGcataggtttgaatcctgccatgacagatggagaaattcaaattcagtagatatctgaaattaaaaagctGGTCGAATGGAAACTCTGTAACTGCTGTTGATTATCATAAAAATCCATTGGGTACACAACATGGTTTAGGGAAGTAAATTTGCCattcttccctggtctggcctatatctGACTCTAGACCCATGGgattgtggttgactctaaactatcCCCTGGACAGTTAGGATTGGCAATATATCTTGGTATAGCCAGTAATGTCTACATCCTCTGACTGAGTAAAGGAAAAATATCTAGTTAGATCAGTTAAAGCTGTATCAACTATGCTTTCAATCACTAAAACTGACAACAGCTCAAAGACCATCCAAGAAAGCAGAACTGACTCTATTCTGAAATACCATGCCTCCTTCATTCTAACCTCCAACAACAAGGGCAACAACTCCTGAACCTTTTCATTACATAAATCATAACATATTCAGCTGCCTCTGCTACTTCATACCAGAATAAACTTTCTCTCAGTTCCCCTCTGCCCTTATTGTGATTGTACCTCGTATCAAGAGCCTGTTTCTTCTAGGCAAAATCTTTGAACCTGTTATTACACCCCACTCCCTAATTATATTTATCTTTCTTGGAACTCCTCTTTTGAATCCTGGttctgtccctgttgctgtgCAGAAATGGTGCTTAACCAAAGTCACACGATCTTCTCGATAACCTCCTTCTTGATTTGCCTGCTGTTTTTGATGGAGTTGACCACAACATTCTGCTCCAATGCATGTCTCTGAAcaccttctgaagaagggtcactggactcaaaatgttaactctgatttctctccacagatgctgccagacctgctgacgtattccagaaatttctgtttttgtttctacttCCATTACGTGTTCCTTGTTGTTTTCTCATGTTTGTCTCATGTATTTCAGTTAGTGCCACCATTATTGCATGAAGTTTTGAGCACTCAGTCATGATTCTGTGCTTCATTTCACAATATGTTTACATTTTTTAACCCTATGATTTAGGAACTAATGatcagaatattttttaaaaagttataatACTTCTGCAGTTCCCATTAATGTGGTCTAAATAAAGGAGCCATTTTgccattttttttcccattctgaGGGTCTAGTTTCTGCTTTTCTGGAAGTAACCTATATTTTAGtcagttcaggtttttttaaaTGGCTATAAATCCATGGCTCAGTCTGTCATACAACTAATTCCTTTAATCTATCTCTTATTTTTGGTAGTTTTCTCTGCCCATCCTAAggttattcttttttttaatcttgtccTTCAAATAATTATTTTGTAAAACAAGAAAACTTCTATGTCAAAATATAATGACGAACTGAAAGTGCAGAATGTCACCACCTGTTTGGTGATAGGAAAGAATGTAAAAGAAATATACATTGGAATGAGAACATGTTCTTCAATTCAGCCACTTTTGAAAATAGTGGCAATTCCATGCAATTACTGTTTAAAGGAGACTGTGTAGACATATTGTTTACTCTTGAAGATGGCAGTTTCCCCCCACAAGTTAACCCTATATTTCTCTGAGGATCCACGGAGCACAAACTTTAGTAAAGATTGGAAGAGATCAGTGCCATCACGTGGCAATGCTGTAATTGAACAGTTGAGCATCAGTTGTTCTTTTCTAGTTTGGAATTGAGTTTTTAAGAATATACATGAAGCAATATAATTTCTACTTTAAGTAGCTTTCACTTCAATGAATCACATAGTTTCATAGATGACAAAAGTGCTGCTGTTTGATTGCATCATTGTTTGATACATTACCTTTTTATCTTACAGATATTTACTCTTATGAAATATGACAGTTACAATCGTTTTCTGAAATCTGATTTATGCCAGCAAGTCAAGCAACTGGAAGAAAGTGGAAAGACTTCCCTAGATTCTGATGAAACTGTACCGAAGAGGGCATCCAGGATTTATAATCGATAACTAAACTTGTGGACTAGCTTCATAACAAACGTGTGCTTTCTTAGCTTTACTTGCTAATGGACTGTAATGATGCCTATTGGTTAAGTGTTGACTGTGTTGGA is from Hemiscyllium ocellatum isolate sHemOce1 chromosome 22, sHemOce1.pat.X.cur, whole genome shotgun sequence and encodes:
- the LOC132826480 gene encoding regulator of G-protein signaling 10-like, translating into MFVSKAVSRLSRKRPPSEIHDNDVRATDSQQKATGTSKWAISLENLLEDPEGVKHFRDFLRREFSEENVLFWLACEEFKNIQDKQLLHGKAQQIYKTFLCSKAATQVNVEGQSRISESMLAQPHPFMFQKLQDQIFTLMKYDSYNRFLKSDLCQQVKQLEESGKTSLDSDETVPKRASRIYNR